The DNA segment ATCAAATCAGAGTCGAgtctttgtaaaaaagttGCTCGAATCAAGTGAAGTCATTTGGTAAACGGGACTCAAgtgaaataataaataaaactgtgGCAGCGTTGTGTTCCCGATTATCACAATGAACGTGATCTTAGAAAACTCACAATTCGTGAAGGTTGTGAGCATATACGGTAACATGGCGTTTGCACATTATACTACATAAGGTGATAGGGTCCGTTTGCTCGATCTGTGATCATGCACACTTGTCGCATTAGTAATATAATATATTGAAAGAAGCCTCGGAGGTAGTTCATAGTTTAGAAGAAATAGAGCTTCCGACACAAcgttacattgcaaaaattacaGGTTCCAGGTCAATAGGAAAAATGACGGACAAGACTTTGACAGTTATAATGTATACAATTGCGCATCTGTGGCGAGATGAATGTATAAAATACATGGCATATATATAATACATAGCTTTCTGGATTACATGGCCTTGTACATGATTTGACACATTTACTGCAAAACATAAACGTTTCAATCTCAACACAAAACTTCGCAAGCGGGTGATGAGCTACGAATGAAAACTAATGATTAAGGAGTCAGGATGGCAAGCAACACACATAGATCGTCATCAAACTCATGAAAAAATACCAAATTTCTAGATTGATAACAATGAAAGCTTCGTTAATAAAAGGTCGACGATCAACGGTAACGAGACGGCCAATTCTTTCTTTAAGGTAATTACCAAGTTTAACACAACAATTTGaggtttaaaaaatgtagaaAACGGTTAAAAGTATGACACGATTGGCGATACGGCACCGAGAGTGAACTACGGCATAACCTATACAAATTagctaaaaaaaaaatatttggcaGAATCCCAGTACTGTACTACATACAGTATGCCATACCTTTGCAAAGGTAAAACATTAGCACGCATTTTCGAGGTTTGCTGATACAAACGTGAAAATGGACAATGGTAAAGTTAAAAATGTGCACAAGAAATGATGCAGTTTTCTTAGAACTGACGCACATACACAAGATTCTTTTTGCAGACGTCGGGAGTAAAACAGCAATGAACATAAACGCtgaaaaagcaaagaaaaccGAACATAAACACTTTAGATATACACCAATTGCAAGTAGCAAAACGAATCATCTTGTTATGAAATACAAGCCAACGAAAAGTTAGCGTAATAAAACAGCTTCACAAAGTTACATGAAATGCGTGGACTGACTGTCAGGGCAGTTGTAGCACATTGACTATCGCAATCTAAGTAGCACACACAACATGtcaagaaaaggaaaaaagtttgaaacgaAATTGCGTTTTTTGAACAACAGTTCAAAGTTAGTTTATCGCACATGACAAGCTTCAAAGATTGAGGGTTTGGACAGTAAAGCTTAAAAATTAGGAACAAGTTATAATGATGTgaataaagtttaaaacactGCAAATGATCAAAAATGAAAGCTGCTTGgctgtttaaaataaattaatatgcCGAGGAAAGTTATAATACTGCCTAGGTTAAAGTAGCTAAAAACTAAAGCTTAAAAGATGGATAACTATTTGATGGGTGAAGAAAAACGTTACTAACTCTTTTGACACCAAGAAATAAGTAACAAGCTAAAGAAATTGCGAAGAAAAATAATATTCACATCCTTGAGTAGgcgaaaaaactttttcaaaagatATATTTTACAGCTAAATGTACATGGCACCTTTGACCAGACAAATATCCCACGCAGAATCGTATCAACAATTAAATCCAACGTATGCTTTGGGAAAACTGCTGTAGTATTTTTCGAGGTACTACTGCCGAGTTCAAGAATTAGAAGATTATAGCCCACTTTCATCGCCGCTAGAGAGCAGTGTAGAGCACGAAGCGTGCAGTGGCTTATTTAAACCAAATTCAGCTTCCTCGCCAAACTCCGGGTCAATCTGCGATGatttaaagtttattggattaaatagaaatatttcTATGGAAGATGTCCCACTAGTTGATATCACTAACTAATTACAAATTCGTTGAATAATGGTACAAAGAGCAACAACCTCAGGTGTACAAGATATAAACGATTTAATTACTATGCTATAGAGTGCTATCAAGGTATGACGCTTGAATTCTAACAAGTTTTACCAGTTTGGTTGAAGTTGGGGGTtgtgtatttatatttttacagcagaaaaatattttcgtgAAAATCAGCTTAACCCTCTGCAACGGCGTGAGCTTCCAATATTCATCTGAAATGCAAATATCGAGAAGAGCTGAAATCAATGTCACGCAGCACACTGTATAACTGGTTGCAAGTTTTTTCCGGTTCATGCCCAAACTACAGAGAGCTCTACCTTTTTTTCACTTGTATGGTTGGGATATTCTTattgcttattagactgtacACGCAATGCcaccaaacaacaaattaccaGTTACAATTAccatataaaattatttcacaGCGTGCCGTTGCTACTTCACTAGATTAGCATTTTGCGGCAGAGAGAAATCTTCGAAGAAATTTAAGTTGAACTTTGTAGCAACTTTAGTTAATTAATCATCATTGTATAACAGACCGGCTTGCAGACAGACCACGATTTTTACGCAGACATTTTATTACTACCAACAGACTGGATGGtatacacattttttaaaacaagctAGAAGTTCTGCCATGGGCGTATTATACTCGCAAAATGTTGTTTACTCACATTTAGAACTGGGGTCAATAGAGTGTTCTAAGACGTGCGCGCCTTTCTGATCCATAGACTTGTTTACACCACCGCTCAAGACATTAAGCCCGGTCAAAAAATATTGCCGCTCTTCTGTCTATCGTTAACGTTGGTGTGTTGgaaatcaatcattttaacGCACCCAAACCAAAGTTGCGTGAAACTCATCGGACATTTGACTACATGCTGCGGTGTATCATACGTGTCCATGTAAGgtattttgtaaaagataGAAATAAGTTCACGAAGAGATGTCCTAAATTGTGGTTTAGACGTCAATAAATAATAACCCTATTCATGATGTTTATCATTGCACATTTTTTTGCCCTCGTATCACTACCAAAAGCTCAGAGTAGTATTAGCCATATGTACAGTGTTCGAGGGGATTCGCCAAACTTTGTTAGGCTTTCAATGAAATGACAATTCGACGATAACTGTGCATTGTACATTATATGGTTGTTCCTGTATGTTCAGGGAGCCCCATACTGCATTAAAAAGACTGTGATGCGGACCTAAAGTGATTGGCAATTtgctaaaatgtttaaaaactttgtagcGCTGCATGGTCAAAAATAGATGATAATTAAAGTAATAAAGTTCTAATAACTAaagtttaaagtaattttcctATTATTTTaaacgaagtgactatttcaccgtataggcctataggtccgcaacctgttgttaaagataggcggagAACTGGCATGCAAAAACTTGACTTcagttatttagggtttagTTGATGTTacatttagattagaaggtagatttaggttagtaTGTTGTAACATTTAAGCTAGGTTGACAAGAAACCTTCGTAAATAGCTTTGAATTGAACGTACgatttttttctggtgaaatacaGGCAGCTTATTTTGAAAGCTGAGTGTACACACCAgcttacaaacaacaaaaactaaacatAGCCATGTTTTGTGAAATCCTTATTCTACTTGGTGCAAGTCAAGCAGCAAGTAGCATCATTCTTGCACAACACATCCTAAATTAGAGGATAAAAGAAACACTAAACTCAAAAGAGAAACAAGGGGAGAAACACGCGACGCGCAATTCCCTCTTGAGTGAAGACTGAATCAAGCATGCTACAAGCTATAGTCATAGTGACATAGTGGATGAAAATGATCACAAGGTGCTGGCCTGTTTGTGTTAATTCAGGTATAAATATTGTGTGACATGAACGATGTTGGGCTACCGGAAAATCTATATAAGATCGCTGAAAAACCACGGTATCGGTCGCTTTCTAAACATAAGCCACATGTGCTCCAGAACATTTCACGCCCGCGTTGGACTTCTCAGCCACTGGCGTGCCCACCACTAAACTTTCATGTCGTGTTCATCATCTGACCGGTTGGGCAAAGAAGAAACCTATGTTACACGATACCATAAATAATCATTGGCGGTGGCTGTGTTTAATTTGTCTATTAGACTACCTTCAGGCGTCGTAAAACTAACTAACCAACTAACGTAACTTCGGGCGACGTAAAACTACCCTAAAACGTCTTCAGGCACCACATCGACCGAATATTGAGTGCGAGAAGTGAAATGCCGGTGCTTTACGTTGCATTATTTTGAAGGGGTATATGTTGTTCTTGTCTCCAGGAAACGAACTTAAAGTTAAAGGAAACTTTGTAATCTCCGACTTTGTGTTTAGTGTTGTGCCGCATTAAAGAAATGGTAAATAACGACATGTCGCTAAAAAAACGTAGTGAAGGAAAATTTTGAAGACGTGACCACGGTAATTTTACGCCTAACTTGgccaatatttcaaaattattcaaaGCTATTTATAACTGCGATGGTCATCTATCACTTTTGAACGGTCAAAACTCATACATAAATAAGCGCTAGTCATTTTATGAGACGGTGATCAACtactttttgcaaaagaaaTGTCGTTTGCATTGCTCACTGTGGCAAAAACTACATGAAGCAAACACAGGCTATGGAGATTACGTCAGGAGCATCGAGCAAAGGCAAAACAGGATTGCGAAATAATTTGGGCGCTTACGAAATCGCTTTTTGCTTAGAGGAAAAACTCACAGCCACAGATATACATTGCAAATTCATCACTTGATGATTGCATATTCAGTAAAAATAATCCATGCTAATCCAATCTAGTTGTGTTGGTGTAGGCTCGTAGTAACAAGTCTCACcttaaagcagtggttctcaaactttttcagaTAGTGGCAcattagaaaaattataaaacccTTGCGGCACACTTGCAAGAGAAGacaagttgctttaaaaaatttattttcacgtgTTAATGCGATGGATATGCTTATTGGATGGACATGTacttatttatcagctattgaagcagttagagcgcttttaagtcgcatattgcttgtctgcatgccttattttatatatttatacagttcttttccaaaattccaaaaagattcgtggcacacctgagaatctgtggcggcacacagtttgggaatcactgccTTAAAGCATAACTAGGATGTGTGAACAATCACACACATGACCTAAAAATGGACCAAGCACTTGTTAGACATCTATAATATAATACAAAGACATAGATATCACTATATATGATAGCTATCACAATCAAGCGGGGATTAATTCTTTGTCGGCTGACTGATACAGCACCTGTAATAGTTGTTGATattaagaaatatttaaatattcaCATGCACTGTCAAGCTTGGCTAAAATCAGAATCAATTGATGCAGATATCCACTCAGGTAACAATAAAAACCTCTAACCTGCTCTATGGTCGCAGCCTTTAGCTGTCATATATCGCTGAATGAAATATCCAAAAGCTGTGGGTTAAAGGTTTTTATACAATTATACTACAGTATTAATGTTAGCGTAGTTTGTTGatgaaacattttcatggTATACCGCAAACAAAACATCTTTTATGGCGAGaatacttaatagactcttaCCACTAAGGGGAAGCCAAATACCAAATATTATCCAGGAATATGGACACAAGCTGATTGACAGATCATTCTTCAACACTTCCAAAATATATCTATGTcaccaaaaacaaattaatattCATAAAAAGTTTAGTTACAACATACCAAACCAGTTCGCAGGAAGCATTAGagtcaataaaatttttgagtATCACAATTTCACGATTCACTTAAACGATAATTTGACTGACTTGAGCAGAAGAAAATTTTCCACAAAGTAGTCAATGCAAGCCAGGAAGAGACCACTTCCAACTACAGACGTGCTTATGATAAGCAAAGTTGTCTGATATTTCAAGGCAAGCACAGCACAACAAAGTCCAATAACAACAGTTGTAAGAATTGAAACCCAAGCAGAAGGCAAGTTGTAGAAAATGTGCAAAAGAGCGAAcgctgcaaataaaaaatgaagtattcttcacaaaaaaaaacgtttgcaaatacaacacataaaaataaactttaccCAGTATTTGTTTCTACATTCTCTTATTATAAGATGATTTATTGCACGGTAGTTCCATGTCAATATAAAACTCAATAGCTGTATTTTTAGTATTGTATAAATACATTTATAACTCCATGCTAAAATTTCAACACCACACCTGCTACTCCCGCAGCAGTCCCAAACTGGAAGCCGTACAAAAAAAGCCCACATGGCATAAAGATAAGTGTAACAAATCCACACAGACAGGAAGCAACAAATGTTATTCCTGTTAGACAAAATCACTTAAGAAGTGGTGTATTATTTTGCGGCGTCGCAGTACAGGCAAGTTAATCACATATTCTGTGTATATTGTTTGTGCTCTTCTGTATATATTGTTAATGTACTAGTCTCTCTCTCTGTATAATACCAATAGATTTCATTAGACATTTGGTATATGTACAGTTCTACAAATTTAACACGAAACCAATGCAAATGGTAAGAGTTTAGctttcaagaaattttcaaaGCCCATGGCTATGggtgttttaaaaatatatatattagcATATGAAAAGTAAAAACTAACCTATAACACCCTCTGATGAAATATCTAGCTCTTGTTCTGCTCCATTTGCTAAAATCAGGATAGCAACCACAGAAGCAAATATAAAAccacttaaaaaaattattcgcTTGAAGAAATAGTAACctaaaatttgaaagaaaattagtatactgttttaattttatacatATGCTTTTTGTGTCAGCACAAACTCTAAATTAAACAagttatgtatatatatatatatatataagtacAATCACTATagtatattactaatgtatgaACAGCatacaactttaaaacaaaaacacagcAGGTTATTACAAGATTGTAGGGTGCTAAATAACTCTCTTACCTGCAAAGGTCAGAAACAAACTCACTATGAATGTGGTGATTACAATGGCAAGAGTTCTTCCATCGTGATCCACAGCAATAATAGAACAATGACTAACAGTTAAATTTGTAACTTCAGTTGGCATTTTTTACATATATGTTAGCTTATTggttcttttgaaaaaatggaAAGTCATGTTATGAGTGGATcgtgattttttttatttccatcATTCAAAAGACCAATCGCAAAGCTTTAACCTAAAAAGCGCTGCAAAAGAGCAATTTAAGTTAACATACTACAAGTCTAACCTTTTGTAACacgatttcaaaacaaaattgtggGGAATATCAAACTTCGATCTGAAACTTTCAAGtaagaattaaaaaattcGATTTCTCACGATTAAGAAGGTGCTCAATATGAGGGGGCAGGGctagtccaaaaacaagttgacttTAAATCAAGGAATAGTGGTCACTTGTCAATATTAAGTAGGCCCCTATAGACTACATACCATCTTTAGACTAGGAGAGGAGAAATTgtttgcatgacttaaactcAGTGATAatttctcatcgctcgagctCTGGTTACAGGGTTGTCTTTcagtttttgtgcaaattcTGACGGTCAAACAATTTtagggtctagtgcagaagtgcacaaccaaatgacgtcacaatttgagtattTGAGTAGCCACTTGTCATCTATCAGTACCTTCACCAGTATAAATATAGGCTACACCAATGTTAGAATACGATCAACTTGATTTTTCATCACAAGGACACTGTTCCTACAGTTTCACTGTAACTTCtagattttctaaaatttctgGACTCAAATCTCTATCTAAGAATCGTTAGCAAAAACTGTACGCATACCTTTTTTTAACTAATCCCATACAGTGCAGTTTGCCAGTAAAACAACCGGTATAAGTAGGCCATAGGCTAGGCTAGCCTATGCAATCACAACAACTGATCAAGTTATCCAGATATAGGCACGGTGTGCAATGATGGGCAAGAACGCACTGGAGTGCGGTTATAATTATGTTCAGTAGCACACTTCAGGTGCGTTAATGAGCACAATTACATGCACTTTGATTTAGCTGAGTTTTGTATGATAACAGTAAATGTGAAAAGCAgtttttatacatttttacATGATTTATAGCAGTTTTTAGCAAACAGAGGCTTCCTAACGCATGAAAACAGCAACCCTTTCAGTGCGTACTTGAAATGCACTCTTAGATCTTTTGCACACCTAagactttgttgaaaaatgccAAAAAACGCAATTGCGTAGGTAGTCTACTCCCCAGCTGGAAAATTCCAACAAGCAAAATTCCCCGCAAATTGTTGTTTACAAAACATCTGGGCTTGTATGTATAGGCTATAGACATCTTTGACCggataaattttttgaaaaagtacaGACTACCAAAGTGCTAGAAACGTGCTAATACCATATTTCAATATCTCCTTCGCAAACAATGCATCTGTTATGTTGAAAACAGCAATTTTAtttgagttttatttttcgttaatAGTTTTAGTGTAAAAAATATCGATAATAATATGTAGGCGAGGTTGGAAAAAAAATCTTATTTTCTTTAGaactaatttaaaattggatTATTTTTTATGTCATACGCTGTTGTCAAGGATTTAGTTTTAATGATTTGGCgtggtatggtatgataattaATATTTATCCTTAGACTGAGGAAATTCTTTGCAGTGGCGGTAATGGACAATAAGAATAACCGTCGTTTCTATTTCTGTTAATACATAAGttctttttaaaatgaatCCCGATATCCATCTTTATAATATTGTTCGTATACGTGTACATTCGAATCTTCCACAAAgacgatattcggcgaatctatttgggttcgtatcggtcCATCCCTACAAagtacaaaattattttaacactAAGTCCCATATTCCGACAACTTTGCTTTCGAATATCGTATACCAGTTTACATGTCCAGATGATACGGATAATACTTTCATAGGTAAGACTTCTCGACATTTTGGTACCAATATTGATATATCTCATTTCAATAATATCCGGAAATGTCGAAACGATTAGGAGCGCAAAATTCAAGAAGCATTATTAATTAAGCAGTTCAATCACccctttaaaaatttattaaaatttactcGAGCCCAAACACAATATCCCGTCATGTCTGCACCATGCGGTTTACTGCTTTGCATGACCTTTTTATTTAACTACCATGTCCCACGAATCGTTACAGACTCACTGTTTTCCTGCCATTATCTTTGTCTTCTGCACGCAGATAGCTCATATTTCTTCTATTAATTTTATTCCTTTCTTCCTTTAATATATCATTGTAGAGTACTTACATCCATAATTAATCAACTACTGTAAATCATTCCAGCTTCGATAAAGAACAAATGTTGTTCGAAACAATCGAAACATGTTAGagcttttttgataaaatgtttataccTGCTTTTGTGGCTTTTATTGCAACCATTTGGTATGCAAAGTCTAACTCAACcgaaagagatttaaacactagaatatgctccaagagaataaaagaaacaaaaatgacgtcatgcgcaaaagCGAAGTTTCTACttatgtgtttaaatctctttgctCAACCCTAccaaagttaaaataaaaaaggtttGCTTTACAAGAAAAAGTGTTTACCAGTAGTTTTGCGCTCTGggaattttgtttcttttgggGTGGGCTGGGAAGTTGTTTGCATACTTTTAGGCCTAGGCAATAGGCATTAGCCAACGCGAAAAAGTAACATTATTGACTGAATGATGAACTTGTATAGCTTTTGTTAGCCGTTTGCCTGTGATCGATACTCATGTTGGTGGTACTGTTGTAATGTCTGTAGGCAAGTTAAGTACAACACTTCCTCTTGTTCCGTAGCCAAAGTGCAGAGTTTGACATAGGCTATAGCGTATCGAACTAACCTAGTCAagtgcgtaggattcaaaaCAATGTGAAATAAGAACTTTGCAACTTATtttcaagttgttttttttcgcTTAAAAGAATTCATGTGCAACTCACCTGAATGAAATGTTTACAATTCAATGACCAGAACGTTgtaatttccattgttaagtgtACGtcattgaaaaaatcttgccatcCAGACAATAACTCGGAAAGGGTTTATTACATACagttttttatgaaatactATGTTTAGAGTATAGTGTCCAAATCTGTGTTCAAGTGTTTAAGGTATTTACAGTGTTTACTTCATGAAAAAAATTCGTTCAATTAGCATAGCTATTTGGAATGGAAAACACAATGGAAGAAAATGTGCAAACTCTTCTGGGTAAGAAAAATAATTCTAttgtacatttgtttaaactaCATCGCAAGCATTAAATCAATTTATGTACCATAATCTTCAACACGCGACAAATAATTTTACATGGTTCTGCTACAAGATTAGCGATAAATACCCTTTTATTTTAGCGCATGTCCCTAGGCATCTTGGCTCTGTCAAAATGGGTGCCCCCTCGAAAAAGTTGGATGCTCACTTCTGGCAATGTTAAACAAGTGTGcaaattattataatttattaacaaaGCATAGCAACAATACACACAAAGGATCAATCATCTGGTCACGATTGCCAGAGTCATTTTCCCTAAAAAAGTGGTTCTTAATAACAAGCCATGGCTCACTGGTGGGCCAGAGTTTTCATATTTGTTACCAGACTATGTCTCTATTTCTTGAAATCTAAGTCTGTTCCTTATTTCAGATGTTATATTTCAGAATTTTAGTCTTATTGTAGCAGTTAAGCTGAGGTGGGCCCTGGGCTAAAAAGTAAGGGTTAGTAAATTAACTAGTAAGACATCCCATTATAATTAACAATTCCATGACCCATTTCAGCTGAACTTTGAGATGTGGGCTAGTAAGTATTCTACAGAGCAAAAGTGGGCCATGACTATAAAAAGGTTAACAACCCATGTCCTAAAAGCAATGCTTAATACAATGTTTTCATGCTGTGCGCACAGCATGGTATGGCCCAGAATAAGCTTTTTACAATGGCCTTATCCAGGCATGGTTTGCATGGGAACCAATTATATGATGAAGTGCAAATCATTGAAAACACAATTGGTGCCCAGTGGACATCTATTCCTCTCAATTTGGATGCCATGGTGTTAAGACATCCATTAAAGTTGGACCCTtgataaacaattaaaattattccCTTGGTTAAAACCTTCTGTATTCAAGAGCAAAGCACTATAGCGAAATTCTGCCTCTGCTGCATTCAgtgtatatagtatatatatacttactGTGTAGCCATATTAAAAGTATGCTTAAAGTCTATGAATTAGGCTTACTTAATCCCTTGAACCACTTTGTTGTCATATTTGTAGAATATATTGCGGATATGTGTAggatataattatatttctttAACACAAAACTGCTGAATGTTAATTCattctttattttataaatttgtataTATTATCTGTTAAAAATGTAGAGAGTGCatattattttcacttttccttcacatatttttaaaagttgtcTTTATAGCGATGGGATTTTTTGACCGGGACAATGTACAACGAGCCTTAGAACTTGGCAAAAACGATTTAAATGAAGCTGTTTCGTATTTAACTTGTGAAATGCCTATGTCATCATGTGATAGCACAAATGACGTGAACATGGATGAACAGAAAGATGAAGGGTAAGATTTCATAGAAACTTTCATGTTTTAGTGTTTGATATATATGCATATTCTTGACAGATGATTTAGCTTTGCATTTGTAAGCAATTCTTTTCAATAGTAATCAGGAAGGTTCCATACTTTCAGACATCATTAACAGCAGTTGCATGCACTAAACTGTGATTTAAGTTTATGTTCATGCTTTATAcagacattttatttttcagtccAGTCTTATACCCCGCCCCACCCCCTTCATATGAAGCAGCCATCACAAACAGTGATGAAGTTCGTGCGGATGAAGGTAGCAATTATCTGTGACTTAAACTTGGCTGTGTAGTGGCATGAGGCATGGGGCTGACTTCTGGTGTTTTGCCTTTAGGTCAGATGGAATTTCCATATGAGCATTTAGTTGAATTGGAGGGTCGGGTGTTCACAGAAAGTTGGTCAATTCCTTTCCGAAAAGATGAATCATtggcaaaatgcttaattgcTGCAACAAAACTCTTCAATGAAGGTGCTTGTTGGTAGAGTTTGACAAGAATTTCCAAGGCAACATATTATATGCTTTATTTGTATCAACTTACACCATTGTTAAGTAGTGTACGGATACGATATATGCTAGGCAATCATTATCATCAACGGTTGCCTTGTCTGGAGAAACAGACATTGGCTATCATGGCTTTCCACTGGGTGAACTTAACCAAAAGaaggttttgttgttgtattatttgatgattttcaAATGTCCAGGACTTAAGACTGtctgtgaaaattttttctgtcGTCTTGTTCTTATTTTAACACCGACTCATCTGCTTGTTTTCTCTGTTCAAGATAGTCTCAATGCTTTTCTGATCAACCAAATCTTGGCTGCTTTTAGTTTCCATTCAATGTTTTTGCTTTGTGTCCAGCATCATCCATGTAAAAGCACTGACCAGGCATATGCCTTCAAGACTCTGGTTTTACTTGTCAATGATATGTTTGTATTCAAAAATGTTGGTCACATTTTTGGGAATGAATCTTTGTTCATTGGCTATGTATGCAATAATAGTACTGGAAGTTCGTTCCATGATATGCATCTCAATAAGCAACTTTTAGCGATATTTTTATCATGTAGACTACGTTGGCAAGTGGGCAAAACATGGTTGATGTTTATCAGAAATAAAATCTATTTTCCGACATAAAATGGGTGTCATGATTTAGAACCTAGCAAAACAGATATCATATTCCTTTAGCACTACCATACAACTTTTCGTTGTCTTATGAAGTTTATCCATAACATGGAATTGTCTATTCTGTCTATGTTATGACTTGCACTTGTTTTAGATGCAATATTAGCGTGATAATATTGAGCGACTTAAACTTAAGTCGGCATGGATGCCATCGAAACTGTTATCCTCCTTTCCTTGATTTATGTGTGATGTTTTGgagattttgtttatttttaaccgTTCATTGCTGCATTCAAACAAGGCGATTAGTTATTCCATTTAAAAAGTCGTGATGCTGCAGTCTCTTGCATGTACAGTAACCTGTAATTTTGAGACTTTAGTGCGATTTTCTAAGAatacatttttgtgttttaaaagaaattttatgtaTATGTTTCTGCAGCTTTTTTGTTTGCGATGTGATAGATGCTGTTGCTTTGTGTTGTACTGTTCTTGTTTTGTCATTTACACATGTTTGCTTCAT comes from the Clavelina lepadiformis chromosome 5, kaClaLepa1.1, whole genome shotgun sequence genome and includes:
- the LOC143460433 gene encoding transmembrane protein 198-like; its protein translation is MPTEVTNLTVSHCSIIAVDHDGRTLAIVITTFIVSLFLTFAGYYFFKRIIFLSGFIFASVVAILILANGAEQELDISSEGVIGITFVASCLCGFVTLIFMPCGLFLYGFQFGTAAGVAAFALLHIFYNLPSAWVSILTTVVIGLCCAVLALKYQTTLLIISTSVVGSGLFLACIDYFVENFLLLKYILEVLKNDLSISLCPYSWIIFGIWLPLSAFGYFIQRYMTAKGCDHRADEYWKLTPLQRVKLIFTKIFFCCKNINTQPPTSTKLIDPEFGEEAEFGLNKPLHASCSTLLSSGDESGL